In one Zonotrichia leucophrys gambelii isolate GWCS_2022_RI unplaced genomic scaffold, RI_Zleu_2.0 Scaffold_467_39718, whole genome shotgun sequence genomic region, the following are encoded:
- the LOC135441740 gene encoding uncharacterized protein LOC135441740, producing the protein MDAMAELPLPAGLSARTFPAKLWRLVNSPRVRSVRWDSRAQGLLIDRCLFERELLSSGRAHRGRGHGPAPVPHTFRATQFRSFVRQLYRYGFHKVPGWLGSAAPGDAGAWLHYSNPRFRRDRPDLLLRIRRRSAANRQRPAAGRDGRRRPPCGSQQLPGARPLPDGRHGRARFTALPRERPPLPAGRPPSGFLLLHRDRALPDGRELRRPRPGRLQQPPGERPLLARRPPCGFHLLHRERPLPAPREGPSPFQELYGERPPPAERDVLAIQPCSFQQLHREQQPPAYDARATPGTSGPSAPPGSAACAAWTASSSAQNAPGEEEWPPADLGLAVENMIREIRRSLSERSPSVQGNVGVAPDSPGGDPVNRAAAEEASSGTESCRSSSQEPGEDRAHTGLES; encoded by the exons ATGGATGCTATGGCGGAGCTGCCGCTGCCCGCCGGGCTCAGCGCCCGCACCTTCCCCGCCAAGCTCTGGCGCCTGGTGAACAGCCCCCGCGTCCGCTCCGTGCGCTGGGACAGCCGCGCCCAGGGGCTGCTCATCGACCGCTGCCTCTTCGAGCGGGAGCTGCTCAGCTCGGGCCGCGCCCACAGGGGCCGTGGCCATGGGCCGGCCCCGGTGCCGCACACCTTCAGGGCCACGCAGTTCCGCAGCTTCGTGCGGCAGCTCTACCGCTACGGCTTCCACAAGGTGCCGGGCTGGCTCGGCTCGGCTGCGCCGGGCGATGCCGGGGCCTGGCTCCACTACAGCAACCCCCGCTTTCGCCGCGACCGCCCCGACCTCCTGCTCCGCATCAGGCGCCGGAGCGCGGCCAACAGGCAGCGGCCGGCGGCGGGCCGGGATGGCCGCAGGCGCCCGCCCTGcggctcccagcagctccccggGGCGCGGCCGCTGCCGGACGGGCGGCACGGGCGCGCTCGCTTCACGGCGCTGCCCAGGGAgcggccgccgctgccggcCGGGCGCCCGCCCAGCggcttcctcctgctgcacagggacCGGGCGCTGCCGGACGGGCGGGAGCtgcgccgcccccggcccggccgcctcCAGCAGCCCCCCGGGGAGCGGCCGCTGCTCGCCCGGCGCCCGCCCTGCGGCTTCCacctgctgcacagggagcGGCCGCTGCCGGCCCCGCGGGAGGGGCCGAGCCCCTTCCAGGAGCTCTACGGGGAGCGGCCGCCGCCCGCCGAGCGGGACGTGCTCgccatccagccctgcagcttccagcagctccacagggagcagcagcccccagcctaCGACGCACGAG ccaccccgggcacTTCAGGGCCCAGCGCTCCACCCGGCAGTGCAGCCTGTGCAGCATGGACGgcctccagctcagcacagaacgcacctggggaggaggaatggCCGCCAGCAGATCTGGGCCTTGCTGTAGAGAACATGATTCGGGAGATCAGGAGGTCCCTGTCTGAAAGATCTCCCTCTGTGCAG GGCAATGTTGGTGTTGCCCCTGATTCTCCAGGAGGAGACCCTGtgaacagagctgcagcagaggaagctTCATCTGGCAccgagagctgcaggagcagttcCCAGGAGCCTGGTGAGGACAGAGCCCACACTGGTTTAGAGAGCT